The Petrotoga sp. 9PW.55.5.1 genome contains the following window.
AGGTACATCTTTTGCAAGACCATTAATGGCAAAAAAACTGGTTGAAATAGCTCATAAGGAAGATGCTAAAGCTATTGCCCATGGATGTACAGGAAAGGGCAACGACCAAGTAAGATTTGAAGTATCTATAAAGGCATTGGATCCAACAATAGAAATAATTGCCCCATGGCGAATATGGGATATTAAATCTAGAGAAGAAGAAATAGAATATGCAATGAAAAAAGGCATACAACTTTCAATAACAAAAGAAAAGATATACAGTGTTGATAAAAACATATGGCATATAAGTCACGAAGGTGGAGATTTAGAAGACCCATGGAATGAACCAAAATCTTATCTTTACGATGTTATAACTCCTCCAGAAAATGCACCAGACACTGCAGAATACATAACGATAGAATTTGAAGAAGGAATTCCAAAAAAAATCAACGGTGAAGAGCTTTCTCCTATTAAACTTTTAGAAAAGGTAAATTTTTTGGCAGCCAAACATGGAGTTGGAATCGCAGATATCGTTGAAAATAGATTAGTAGGTATGAAATCAAGGGGAGTTTATGAAACACCTGGAGGAACGCTGTTATACTATGCACATAAAGAACTTGAGAGTTTAGTTCTTGATAAAGACACATCAAGATTCAAAGATCTAGTTTCTCAAAAATATGCGGACTTGGTTTATGACGGGCTGTGGTTTTCACAATTAAAAGAATCTCTAGACGCTTTTGTAAATGAAACTCAAAAAGTAGTTACTGGTACTGTTAGACTTAAACTGTATAAAGGGAATATTTATACAGCTGGATTGAATTCTCCCTACTCCCTATACAACGAAGAGTTAGCAACTTTTGGTGAAGATAAAATATATGACCAAAAAGATGCGGAAGGTTTTATAAACCTATTCGGCTTGCCTTTAAAGATGAGAGCTTATCAAAAAGAAAAGCTTCAGAATAAGTTTATGAAAACCAAGTAATCAAAAATATATAAATAAATAAAGTTGCTGGGGGTGAAAAGATGAAATTATGGGGAGGACGTTTCAAAGGCCAGTTATCAAAAGATATGGAAAGTTTTAATAATTCAATAAATATAGATATCAGATTACTCCCATACGATATTGAAGCTTCTATAGCTTATGCAGCTGGATTGATGAAAGCTGGTGTAATATCACAAGAAGAGTTTAATTTAATGAAAAAGGCCTTAGAAAAGATAAAAAATATGGAAATTAAGGATATTCCTGATGTTGAAGACGTTCACACACTGGTAGAAAAGCTTCTTGTAGAAGAAATAGGTGATTTAGGCAAAAAGTTACATACCGGTAGAAGTAGAAACGATCAAGTTGCAACAGATGAAAGATTATATCTAAGAAAAGAGATAGAAGAAATAATAGAGTTATTGGAAAATTTAATTGATACCTTAAATATGCTTGCTAAAGTAAACAAAAATACTATTATGCCGGGTTATACTCACTTGCAAAGAGCACAACCAGTTACTTTTTCTCATCATTTGTTAGCTTATCAAGAGATGTTCAAAAGGGATACATCACGTTTGAAAGATTTAAAAAAGCGAGTAAATGTTTTAGTTTTAGGCTCTGGTGCTCTTGCAGGAACCACTTATAATATAGATAGAAAGTATATTGCTTCTTTGCTGGGATTTAATGATGTATCTTTAAACAGCATGGACGCTGTTAGCGATAGAGACTTTATAATCGAATTTTTATCGGCTGCATCGTTAATTATGATGCATTTAAGTAGATTCTCTGAAGAGATCGTATTATGGACAACTCAAGAGTTCAACTTTATAGAATTATCCGATGAATATTCCACAGGAAGTAGTATTATGCCTCAAAAAAAGAATCCAGATGCAGCGGAATTAATTAGAGGAAAAACAGGCAGAATATACGGAAACCTGATGAGTCTATTAACTGTTATGAAATCTTTGCCCCTTACTTACAACAAAGATATGCAGGAAGATAAAGAACCTCTTTTTGACTCTATAGACACTTTAAAGATATGTTTAAAGGTATTTACCGGAATGATAAAAAGTATGCATATAAAAAAAGAAAAAATGGAAAGCGCTGTAAAATACGGATATTTAAACGCCACAGATTTAGCAGATTATTTAGTCAAAAAAGAGATACCTTTTAGAAGTGCGCACGAAATTGTTGGTAATATAGTTTCTTATGCTATAGAAAAAAACACTACTCTAGAAGATTTGGAAATCGATGAATTCCGAATATTTTGCAATAAAATAGATGAAGATGTATATGAATATTTGAATATCAAAAATATTTTGAAAAGTAGAAAAACGATAGGTGCAGCAAAATGGGAGGATGAAAAATGAATGTAGGCATTTTAGGAGCAACGGGTTATACAGGAATAGAATTAATTAGAATATTATCAAAACATCCGAAAGTTAAAATTGTTTATCTATCATCAAAAAACTTTGAATCAAAGTTAATCTCTGAGGTATACCCGGGAATTCAAGGTTATAATGATTTAATCTTAGAAGAAGTTGATTTAGAAAAAGTAGTTAAAAATTGTGATGTTATATTCAATACGTTGCCCCCTCATTTTTCTTTTGAAATTGCAGGTATGATAAAAGATAATGGAAAACGATTGATAGATTTGGGAGCTGCTTTCCGTTTTGACAATTTTGACAATTTTAAAAGATGGTATAATTTCAAAGAGGATCTGGAATACAATGAGTATCAAAGAGTATATGGATTAACTGAGTTGAGTAGAGATTTAATTAAAGAGTCCAAGATAATTGGTAACCCTGGTTGTTATCCTACAAGTGTAATATTAGGATTAGCCCCACTTTTTAAAAATGGTTTAATTGAAAAAAACAGTATAGTTGTTGATAGTAAATCAGGTGTTTCTGGGGCTGGTCATGATCCTAAATACAATAATCTATACGCAGAATGCAATGAAAACTTAAAACCTTATAACGTTACAAAGCACAGACACATTCCAGAAATGGAACAAGAATTATCAAAAATAGCAAATAGTCAAGTTAATTTAATTTTTACTCCTCACTTGGTCCCAATGACAAGAGGAATTTTAAGTACTATTTATTGTCAGTTAAAATCAATTGATAATGTGCAAAGGATTTATAATCTTTATAAAGAATTCTATCAAAACGATCATTTCATTAAAATATGTAAACCAGGTACTTATCCATCAACTAAGAATGTTTATGGATCGAATTATTGTCACATAGGTTTTGAAATAGAAGAAAGAACTAATACACTAATTGTTATGTCAGTTATTGATAATTTGGTAAAAGGGGCAAGTGGGCAGGCAATTCAAAATATGAACTTAATGTTCGGATTACCTGAAAATAAAGGTTTAGACCTCGTTCCAATATATCCATAAGTAGCTAAAAAAGTAGCAAAAAAACTATTTTTATGAATTATATTCACTAATTTGATATTTCTTTGATTTTAATATATA
Protein-coding sequences here:
- a CDS encoding argininosuccinate synthase — its product is MKKGDKVVLAYSGGLDTSVIIPWLKEKYQCEIIAVCIDVGQGDETNSIEEKAILSGASKVYVEDVTEEFITDYIYPTLKAGAVYEGKYLLGTSFARPLMAKKLVEIAHKEDAKAIAHGCTGKGNDQVRFEVSIKALDPTIEIIAPWRIWDIKSREEEIEYAMKKGIQLSITKEKIYSVDKNIWHISHEGGDLEDPWNEPKSYLYDVITPPENAPDTAEYITIEFEEGIPKKINGEELSPIKLLEKVNFLAAKHGVGIADIVENRLVGMKSRGVYETPGGTLLYYAHKELESLVLDKDTSRFKDLVSQKYADLVYDGLWFSQLKESLDAFVNETQKVVTGTVRLKLYKGNIYTAGLNSPYSLYNEELATFGEDKIYDQKDAEGFINLFGLPLKMRAYQKEKLQNKFMKTK
- the argH gene encoding argininosuccinate lyase encodes the protein MKLWGGRFKGQLSKDMESFNNSINIDIRLLPYDIEASIAYAAGLMKAGVISQEEFNLMKKALEKIKNMEIKDIPDVEDVHTLVEKLLVEEIGDLGKKLHTGRSRNDQVATDERLYLRKEIEEIIELLENLIDTLNMLAKVNKNTIMPGYTHLQRAQPVTFSHHLLAYQEMFKRDTSRLKDLKKRVNVLVLGSGALAGTTYNIDRKYIASLLGFNDVSLNSMDAVSDRDFIIEFLSAASLIMMHLSRFSEEIVLWTTQEFNFIELSDEYSTGSSIMPQKKNPDAAELIRGKTGRIYGNLMSLLTVMKSLPLTYNKDMQEDKEPLFDSIDTLKICLKVFTGMIKSMHIKKEKMESAVKYGYLNATDLADYLVKKEIPFRSAHEIVGNIVSYAIEKNTTLEDLEIDEFRIFCNKIDEDVYEYLNIKNILKSRKTIGAAKWEDEK
- the argC gene encoding N-acetyl-gamma-glutamyl-phosphate reductase, which translates into the protein MNVGILGATGYTGIELIRILSKHPKVKIVYLSSKNFESKLISEVYPGIQGYNDLILEEVDLEKVVKNCDVIFNTLPPHFSFEIAGMIKDNGKRLIDLGAAFRFDNFDNFKRWYNFKEDLEYNEYQRVYGLTELSRDLIKESKIIGNPGCYPTSVILGLAPLFKNGLIEKNSIVVDSKSGVSGAGHDPKYNNLYAECNENLKPYNVTKHRHIPEMEQELSKIANSQVNLIFTPHLVPMTRGILSTIYCQLKSIDNVQRIYNLYKEFYQNDHFIKICKPGTYPSTKNVYGSNYCHIGFEIEERTNTLIVMSVIDNLVKGASGQAIQNMNLMFGLPENKGLDLVPIYP